Below is a genomic region from Pseudomonadota bacterium.
CTGGTACCAGCGGTCGATCTCGGGCGCGCTCATGCGCGCGGAGCGCTTCTTCTTGTAGAGCCAGTGCTCGTGCATGAGGCGACCGAACTCCACGAGCGCACCGGACTCGAGCGCCGCACGGCTGCGCAGGCCGATCTCCTTGACATAGTGGAGCCCCTCGACCATCGCGCCGTCACGACCGCGGGTGCGGTCATCCTGCTCGCGCAGGATGGCCGAGGCCGAGCGGGTCAGGCCGGTGCAGAAGAGCAGAACGTGCTCGGTGAGACGATCAGCTGTCTCCGGCGAGAGCGATAGAGGCGTCACATCGACCGTGTCGTCGGGGTTGAACACATAGCAGCCCACGCCTCCGAAAGCCGCCGCGTAGGTGTCCTGCTTCCCGACGGGCTCGCCGAGGACATCGATCTCGATGTGGCTCGCCATCTCGGCCAGGGAAGGCGCGTCGATGGTGCGCCCCCGCAGCCGATGGAGCGCCTTGAGCAGCGCGGTGCCAAAGCTGCCGGACGAACCCAGCCCGGTACCGGCCGGCACGTCGGCCATGGTGGTTATCTCGAGGTTCTTCTCGGTGATGTCGAGCAGCCGGAGCGCCTCGCGAATGATGGGATGACGGATCTCGTCGATGGACTGCACGTCCTCGATGCTCGAGTATCGAAGCACCGTGGAGGCGCGAAACGTGTTGTGCACCGAGACGTAGACGTAGCGATCGATGGCGGCGGCCATGAGGAAGCCGCCGTGCTCGCGATAGTACGAGGGGAGATCGGTGCCTCCTCCGCCGAGGGTGATGCGCAGCGGGCTGCGGGCGATGATCATGACGGTGCGGGTTCCAGTTCGGCACGCATCGCGCGCACCGATGTCCGGATGGCTTCGGCCGACGTGCGCTCGCATCGCCAGCCGAGGGCGCGGATGCGCTGCGTGTCGAGGCGCATCACGGGCACGTCGCCCTTCCATCCGCGGTCTCCGCCCGTGTAGGCGTATTCGGGGTTCACCCCCAGAACCTCGCACACGATGCCAGCGATCTCGGTGACGGTGATGTAGTCGCCGGTGCACACGTTGTA
It encodes:
- a CDS encoding galactokinase, which produces MIIARSPLRITLGGGGTDLPSYYREHGGFLMAAAIDRYVYVSVHNTFRASTVLRYSSIEDVQSIDEIRHPIIREALRLLDITEKNLEITTMADVPAGTGLGSSGSFGTALLKALHRLRGRTIDAPSLAEMASHIEIDVLGEPVGKQDTYAAAFGGVGCYVFNPDDTVDVTPLSLSPETADRLTEHVLLFCTGLTRSASAILREQDDRTRGRDGAMVEGLHYVKEIGLRSRAALESGALVEFGRLMHEHWLYKKKRSARMSAPEIDRWYQ